One window of Pseudomonas urmiensis genomic DNA carries:
- a CDS encoding DUF3565 domain-containing protein, with the protein MQKNVERTSVTKASPDCERTAHDGRPVSRVTGFHQDEEGHWVVDLSCGHTQHLRHQPPWQARPWVLDAALREQRIGQLFDCGWCAQGADSDTLGD; encoded by the coding sequence TTGCAAAAGAATGTAGAGCGGACAAGTGTAACCAAGGCATCGCCCGATTGCGAACGCACCGCCCACGATGGGCGACCCGTCAGTCGGGTCACAGGCTTTCATCAGGACGAAGAAGGCCATTGGGTAGTCGATCTGTCCTGCGGCCACACCCAGCATCTGCGCCACCAACCGCCGTGGCAGGCCCGGCCCTGGGTGCTCGATGCAGCGCTGCGCGAACAGCGCATCGGCCAGCTATTCGATTGTGGCTGGTGCGCTCAAGGGGCCGATAGCGATACCCTTGGCGATTGA
- a CDS encoding FKBP-type peptidyl-prolyl cis-trans isomerase, with protein sequence MPIAANKAVSIDYTLTNDAGEVIDSSAGGAPLVYLHGAGNIIPGLEKALEGKNVGDELEVAVEPEEAYGEYLAELVSTLNRSMFEGVDELEVGMQFHASAPDGQMQIVTIRDLDGDDVTVDGNHPLAGQRLNFKVKVVDVRDASEEEIAHRHIHGEGGHHH encoded by the coding sequence ATGCCGATCGCCGCCAACAAGGCTGTCTCCATCGACTATACCCTGACCAACGACGCCGGGGAGGTCATTGACAGCTCCGCCGGCGGCGCGCCGCTGGTTTACCTGCACGGTGCTGGCAACATCATCCCAGGCCTGGAAAAAGCCCTGGAAGGCAAGAACGTCGGTGACGAACTGGAAGTTGCCGTCGAGCCAGAAGAGGCTTACGGCGAATACCTGGCCGAACTGGTCAGCACCCTGAACCGCAGCATGTTCGAAGGCGTCGACGAGCTGGAAGTGGGCATGCAGTTCCACGCTTCCGCTCCGGACGGCCAGATGCAGATCGTCACCATCCGCGACCTGGACGGCGATGACGTCACTGTCGACGGCAACCACCCGCTGGCTGGCCAGCGCCTGAACTTCAAGGTCAAGGTTGTCGATGTGCGTGATGCCAGCGAAGAAGAAATCGCTCATCGCCACATCCACGGCGAAGGTGGCCATCACCACTGA
- a CDS encoding glutathione peroxidase yields the protein MSAFHDLTLKALDGKDLPLAPFKGQVVLVVNVASKCGLTPQYASLETLHQQFKGKGFSVLGLPCNQFAGQEPGSEKEIQDFCSLNYGVSFPLSGKLEVNGPQRHSLYRLLAGEGAEYPGDITWNFEKFLVGKDGRVLARFAPRTAPDDPTVVQAIEKALG from the coding sequence ATGAGTGCATTTCACGACCTGACGTTGAAGGCGTTGGACGGCAAGGACCTGCCCCTTGCACCGTTCAAGGGCCAGGTGGTGCTGGTGGTCAATGTCGCCTCCAAGTGTGGTCTGACGCCGCAGTACGCTTCGCTGGAGACGTTGCACCAGCAGTTCAAGGGCAAGGGCTTCAGTGTCTTGGGCCTGCCCTGTAACCAGTTCGCCGGCCAGGAGCCTGGCAGCGAGAAAGAGATTCAGGACTTCTGCAGCCTCAACTACGGCGTGAGCTTTCCTCTGAGTGGCAAGCTTGAGGTCAATGGCCCGCAGCGCCATTCGTTGTACCGCCTGCTGGCGGGCGAGGGTGCTGAGTACCCGGGGGATATCACCTGGAATTTCGAGAAATTCCTGGTGGGCAAGGACGGCCGCGTGCTGGCCCGATTCGCCCCGCGCACTGCACCGGATGATCCGACGGTGGTGCAGGCGATCGAAAAAGCCTTGGGCTAA
- a CDS encoding NADH:flavin oxidoreductase has product MSTNPLFQPFTLGALELPSRVVMAPMTRTFSPGGVPHDGVVEYYRRRAAAGVGLIITEGTTVDHKAANGYPNVPRFHGEDALAGWKRVVDAVHAEGGRIVPQLWHVGSVRRLGTEPDAAVPGYGPSGKRKDDKVVVHEMSHADIQEVIAAFAQAARDAQAIGMDGVEIHGAHGYLIDQFFWQASNQRDDEYGGDLAARSRFAIELIQAVRAAVGPHFPIILRFSQWKQQDYSARLVETPEALAAFLKPLADAGVDIFHCSTRRFWEPEFPGSELNLAGWTRKLTGKPTITVGSVGLDGEFLQFMVDTDKVAKPASLEGLLRRLDDQEFDLVAVGRALLVDPQWAQKVREGREQEVLPFSREALSSLV; this is encoded by the coding sequence ATGTCCACCAACCCGCTGTTCCAACCCTTTACCCTGGGCGCCCTCGAGCTGCCGAGCCGGGTGGTCATGGCTCCTATGACCCGCACCTTCAGCCCCGGTGGTGTGCCGCATGACGGCGTGGTCGAGTACTACCGCCGCCGCGCCGCAGCTGGGGTTGGCCTGATCATCACCGAAGGCACCACGGTCGATCACAAGGCGGCCAACGGATACCCCAACGTGCCGCGCTTTCATGGTGAGGATGCCCTGGCCGGCTGGAAGCGGGTGGTCGACGCCGTCCACGCTGAAGGCGGGCGCATCGTGCCGCAGCTATGGCATGTGGGCAGCGTGCGCCGCCTGGGCACTGAGCCAGATGCGGCGGTGCCAGGCTATGGGCCCAGCGGCAAGCGCAAGGACGACAAGGTCGTGGTGCATGAGATGAGTCACGCCGATATCCAGGAGGTGATCGCTGCGTTCGCCCAGGCTGCGCGGGATGCCCAGGCCATCGGCATGGATGGGGTCGAGATCCATGGCGCCCATGGCTACCTGATCGACCAGTTCTTCTGGCAGGCCAGCAATCAGCGTGATGATGAATATGGCGGTGATCTGGCCGCGCGTTCGCGCTTTGCCATTGAACTGATCCAGGCCGTGCGCGCGGCGGTAGGGCCGCACTTCCCGATCATCCTGCGTTTCTCGCAGTGGAAACAGCAGGACTACTCCGCCCGCCTGGTAGAAACGCCTGAGGCCCTGGCCGCCTTCCTCAAGCCCCTGGCCGACGCCGGCGTGGATATCTTCCATTGCTCGACCCGCCGCTTCTGGGAACCAGAGTTCCCAGGCTCGGAGCTGAACCTGGCCGGCTGGACCCGTAAGCTCACCGGTAAGCCCACCATCACCGTTGGCAGTGTTGGCCTGGATGGCGAGTTCCTGCAGTTCATGGTCGACACCGACAAGGTGGCCAAGCCCGCCAGCCTGGAAGGGCTGCTGCGCCGCTTGGATGATCAGGAGTTCGACCTGGTCGCGGTTGGGCGAGCGCTGTTGGTCGATCCGCAGTGGGCGCAGAAAGTCCGCGAGGGGCGTGAGCAGGAGGTGCTGCCGTTCAGCCGCGAGGCGCTGTCGAGCCTGGTTTGA
- a CDS encoding glycosyltransferase family 4 protein, with translation MNTPSLRITLVSETFPPEINGVANTLGRLSDGLRQRGHQVEIIRPRQADDSAAQDDDNLLLCKGWPLPGYPGLQWGGVSVHKLWRRWRRQRPDVLYIATEGPLGLSALRAARRLGIAVVSGFHTNFAQYAGQYGLGLLARLLTHYLRWFHRRTATTLVPSISQRLELERRGFVGLALMARGVDACLFNPARRSQALREQWGLAPDDLAVLHVGRLAAEKNLSLLRPCMEALQRTYPQRRLRLIMVGDGPQRASLEQQLPDAVFCGAQRGEVLAEHYASGDLFLFPSLTETFGNVVLEALASGLAVVAYDEAAAAQHIRHGHSGALAMPGDQAAFIDAACWLLEEGETLRRVRLNARQHASRQGWPAIVEQFEGYLSSASRQPAHPANTGTASAMAIKPGSTAPRG, from the coding sequence ATGAATACACCGAGCCTGCGCATCACCCTGGTCAGCGAAACCTTTCCACCCGAGATCAACGGCGTGGCCAACACCCTTGGCCGGCTGAGCGACGGCTTGCGCCAACGCGGGCATCAGGTGGAGATCATCCGCCCGCGCCAGGCCGATGACTCCGCTGCACAGGACGACGACAACCTGCTGCTGTGCAAGGGCTGGCCGCTGCCGGGTTATCCGGGCTTGCAGTGGGGCGGCGTCTCGGTGCACAAGCTGTGGCGGCGTTGGCGCCGACAGCGGCCGGACGTGCTGTACATCGCCACCGAAGGGCCGCTCGGGCTGAGTGCCCTGCGTGCCGCGCGGCGCCTGGGGATCGCTGTAGTCAGCGGCTTTCACACCAACTTTGCGCAATATGCCGGGCAATACGGGTTGGGTCTGCTGGCGCGGCTGCTGACCCACTACCTGCGCTGGTTCCACCGGCGCACGGCAACCACGCTGGTACCGAGCATCAGCCAGCGCCTGGAACTGGAGCGGCGGGGGTTCGTGGGCCTGGCGCTAATGGCGCGCGGCGTCGATGCCTGCCTGTTCAATCCAGCCCGGCGCAGTCAGGCGCTGCGCGAGCAGTGGGGCTTGGCGCCGGACGACCTCGCCGTGCTGCATGTCGGGCGGCTGGCGGCAGAGAAAAACCTTTCCCTGTTGCGCCCGTGCATGGAGGCGCTACAGCGCACTTATCCACAAAGGCGCCTGCGCTTGATCATGGTTGGCGACGGCCCACAACGCGCCAGCCTGGAGCAGCAGTTGCCCGATGCGGTGTTTTGCGGAGCTCAACGGGGTGAGGTGCTGGCCGAGCACTATGCCAGCGGCGACTTGTTTCTGTTCCCGAGCCTCACTGAAACCTTCGGCAATGTGGTCCTCGAAGCGCTCGCCTCAGGCTTGGCCGTGGTCGCCTACGACGAAGCCGCTGCCGCCCAGCACATCCGCCACGGCCATAGCGGTGCGCTGGCCATGCCGGGTGACCAGGCAGCGTTCATCGATGCCGCCTGCTGGCTGCTGGAAGAAGGCGAGACCCTGCGCCGGGTCCGCCTCAATGCCCGCCAGCACGCTAGCCGCCAGGGCTGGCCGGCGATTGTCGAGCAGTTCGAGGGGTACCTGAGTAGCGCCTCTCGTCAGCCCGCTCACCCTGCCAACACCGGCACTGCCTCTGCCATGGCCATCAAACCAGGCTCGACAGCGCCTCGCGGCTGA
- the cysZ gene encoding sulfate transporter CysZ: MQAPVLSGPQYLREGLKLVLSPNLRLFVLLPLAINLLLFGALVYFAGHQFSLWVDTLMPTLPDWLSFLTYILWPLFVALLVLMIFFTFTLVANIIAAPFNGFLAEKVEVVVRGEDTFPAFSWGELMAMVPRTFGREMRKLGYFLPRALGLFILSFIPVVNVIAAPLWLIFGVWMMAIQYIDYPADNNKMSWQDMLAWLRQKRWQSMGFGGITYLALLIPFVNIVMMPAAVAGATLFWVRERS, from the coding sequence ATGCAAGCCCCCGTCCTTTCCGGCCCCCAGTACCTGCGCGAAGGCCTGAAACTGGTCCTGAGCCCTAACCTGCGGCTGTTCGTGCTGCTGCCGCTGGCAATCAACCTGTTGCTGTTCGGCGCCTTGGTGTACTTCGCCGGACACCAATTCAGCCTGTGGGTCGATACGCTGATGCCGACCTTGCCGGACTGGCTGAGCTTTCTCACCTACATCCTCTGGCCGCTGTTCGTCGCCTTGCTGGTGTTGATGATTTTCTTCACCTTCACCTTGGTGGCCAACATCATCGCCGCACCGTTCAACGGTTTTCTCGCTGAGAAGGTCGAGGTGGTGGTGCGCGGTGAGGACACTTTCCCGGCCTTCAGCTGGGGTGAGCTGATGGCCATGGTGCCGCGTACCTTCGGTCGGGAAATGCGCAAACTGGGTTATTTCCTGCCCCGTGCGCTCGGTTTGTTCATCCTCTCGTTCATCCCGGTGGTGAACGTGATCGCCGCGCCGCTGTGGCTGATCTTCGGCGTATGGATGATGGCCATCCAGTACATCGACTACCCGGCCGACAACAACAAGATGAGCTGGCAGGACATGCTCGCCTGGCTGCGCCAAAAGCGCTGGCAGAGCATGGGCTTTGGTGGGATTACCTACCTGGCGTTGCTGATTCCTTTCGTCAACATCGTGATGATGCCCGCGGCGGTGGCCGGGGCCACCCTGTTCTGGGTGCGCGAGCGTAGCTGA
- the trxB gene encoding thioredoxin-disulfide reductase, which translates to MSEVRHSRVIILGSGPAGYSAAVYAARANLKPLLITGMQAGGQLTTTTEVDNWPGDPHGLTGPALMQRMQEHAERFETEIVFDHINAVDLANKPFTLQGDSGTYTCDALIVATGASARYLGLPSEETFMGKGVSACATCDGFFYRNKPVAVVGGGNTAVEEALYLANIASKVTLVHRRETFRAEKILVDKLNARVAEGKIELKLNATLDEVLGDNMGVTGARLKNNDGSSDEIKVDGVFIAIGHTPNTSLFEGQLTLKDGYLVVNGGREGNATATNVEGVFAAGDVADHVYRQAITSAGAGCMAALDVERYLDGLANASF; encoded by the coding sequence ATGTCTGAAGTACGTCATTCGCGCGTGATCATCCTCGGTTCCGGCCCTGCCGGTTACAGCGCCGCGGTGTATGCCGCACGCGCCAACCTCAAGCCGCTGCTGATCACTGGCATGCAGGCTGGCGGTCAGCTGACCACCACCACTGAAGTCGACAACTGGCCGGGCGACCCCCATGGCCTGACGGGCCCAGCCCTGATGCAGCGCATGCAGGAGCACGCCGAGCGTTTCGAGACCGAGATCGTCTTCGATCACATCAACGCCGTAGACCTCGCCAACAAGCCGTTCACCCTGCAAGGCGACAGCGGCACCTACACCTGTGACGCACTGATCGTCGCCACCGGTGCCAGCGCTCGCTACCTGGGCCTGCCGTCGGAAGAAACCTTCATGGGCAAGGGCGTTTCTGCCTGCGCTACTTGCGATGGCTTCTTCTATCGCAACAAGCCGGTCGCTGTGGTGGGTGGTGGTAACACCGCTGTCGAAGAAGCCCTGTACCTGGCCAACATCGCCAGCAAGGTCACCCTGGTGCACCGCCGCGAAACCTTCCGCGCCGAGAAGATCCTGGTCGACAAGCTCAACGCCCGTGTGGCCGAAGGCAAGATCGAGCTCAAGCTCAACGCCACCCTGGACGAAGTACTCGGCGACAACATGGGCGTTACCGGTGCGCGTCTGAAGAACAACGACGGCAGCAGCGACGAGATCAAGGTTGACGGCGTGTTCATCGCCATCGGCCACACCCCGAACACCTCGCTGTTCGAAGGCCAGCTGACCCTCAAGGACGGCTACCTGGTGGTCAATGGCGGCCGTGAAGGCAACGCTACCGCGACCAACGTTGAAGGTGTGTTCGCCGCGGGCGACGTGGCAGACCACGTTTATCGCCAGGCAATTACCTCGGCCGGCGCTGGCTGCATGGCGGCACTGGATGTCGAGCGTTACCTGGACGGGCTGGCTAACGCTTCGTTCTAA
- the nadC gene encoding carboxylating nicotinate-nucleotide diphosphorylase: protein MPNLRLADLTAEIEANVRRALLEDIGSGDITAQLIPAERLAKATIITREDCTIAGTAWVDAVFRQLDPRVAVHWQVADGEQAKANQPLFHLEGPARSLLSGERSALNFLQMLSGVATRARFLAGLVEGTQVRLLDTRKTLPGLRLAQKYAVTCGGCDNHRIGLYDAFLIKENHIAASGGVAEAVAAAQRIAPGKPVEIEVESLDELRQALAAGADIVMLDELSLDEMREAVRINAGKAKLEASGGVNESTLRVIAETGVDYISIGAMTKDVKAVDLSMRLSL from the coding sequence ATGCCGAACCTACGCCTTGCCGACCTGACTGCCGAAATCGAAGCCAACGTGCGTCGCGCACTGCTCGAAGACATTGGCAGCGGCGACATTACCGCCCAGCTGATCCCGGCGGAGCGCCTGGCCAAGGCGACCATCATCACCCGCGAGGACTGCACGATCGCCGGCACCGCATGGGTCGATGCGGTATTTCGTCAGCTCGATCCGCGGGTGGCGGTGCATTGGCAGGTAGCCGATGGCGAGCAGGCCAAGGCCAATCAGCCCTTGTTCCATCTCGAAGGCCCGGCGCGCTCGCTGCTCAGCGGCGAACGGTCGGCGTTGAATTTTTTGCAGATGCTTTCGGGTGTCGCGACACGAGCGCGGTTTTTGGCGGGCTTGGTCGAGGGTACCCAGGTGCGCCTGCTCGATACCCGCAAGACCCTGCCTGGCCTGCGTCTGGCACAGAAGTACGCAGTGACCTGCGGCGGCTGCGATAACCACCGCATCGGCTTGTACGACGCCTTCCTGATCAAGGAAAACCATATCGCCGCCAGTGGTGGGGTGGCCGAGGCCGTGGCGGCGGCGCAGCGCATCGCCCCAGGCAAGCCGGTAGAGATCGAGGTGGAAAGCCTGGATGAGCTGCGTCAGGCGCTGGCGGCCGGTGCCGACATCGTCATGCTCGATGAGCTGAGCCTGGATGAAATGCGAGAAGCCGTGCGCATCAATGCCGGCAAGGCCAAGCTCGAGGCCAGCGGCGGGGTCAACGAGAGCACCCTGCGGGTGATTGCCGAGACGGGTGTGGACTACATCTCGATTGGCGCTATGACCAAAGATGTAAAGGCGGTGGACCTGTCGATGCGACTTAGCCTGTGA
- a CDS encoding DUF1631 domain-containing protein encodes MHKEGKVVPLAAAIDKGVRAPLPCLPILLLQVRDKAALHLRQGLQALFDNADDTLFEMADKAVERCDQNLYFEAMRDLRLKRKSIERAFLDSFYQAFAQMGQADPLPYLGVSEFLRNTLQLERAAAIQTMLDRVLSREGFALGQLGLRFQALLDQALDEPRNPLGPEALCGYFLDAGRSLGVGPKVKLILLKLFERYVLRDLDLLYGEANQLLAAGGVLPELKAAPRRRAEDRRLADRCVPDCLAAGAETDADSAGQAYFASLQALLAPVRGRVAPRLQSLAAAQPISTADLLRLLSHLQNYVPATGEPDDFHLGQQLEQLLLRVSVRSGSRRRISSADEDLINLVGLLFDFIQADANLPVNLRALIGRLHIPLLKVALLDKGLFSRANHPARRLLNEIAAAAIGWEADPQGPRDSLQLRVERIVQRLLNDFNEDPRLFAELLEDFLAFNQDERRRNELLEQRTRDAEEGRARTLQARQQVQQALNVRLHGRVLPQVVVQMLVQSWSQVLLLAWLKQGEAGSAWLDGLQTMDDLLASIAPHQGEQACQRLLQQVPGLLKALREGLASVALDSAAAREFFLQLEQLHLHACTESQEARTPAADHVLVADEIVLAIADESACAGVLQPEQQEAEKQLVERLRVGNWVEVLDDDEPLRCKLVARIDSSDRLVFANRTGMKVREWNSSSLAQALRRGEVRLIDDGLLFERALDAVLSHLRSQQAR; translated from the coding sequence ATGCATAAAGAAGGCAAGGTGGTGCCCCTGGCGGCGGCCATCGACAAAGGCGTGCGTGCGCCCTTGCCCTGTCTTCCCATCCTGTTACTCCAGGTGCGCGACAAGGCCGCGCTGCACCTGCGCCAGGGTCTGCAGGCGTTGTTCGACAATGCTGACGATACGCTGTTCGAAATGGCCGACAAGGCCGTCGAACGTTGCGATCAGAACCTTTATTTCGAAGCCATGCGCGATCTACGCCTCAAGCGCAAGAGCATCGAACGCGCATTCCTCGACAGTTTTTATCAGGCATTTGCCCAGATGGGCCAAGCCGACCCTTTGCCCTATCTTGGCGTTAGCGAGTTCTTGCGCAACACGCTGCAGCTTGAGCGCGCTGCGGCTATTCAAACCATGCTCGACCGGGTGTTGTCGCGCGAGGGCTTTGCCCTCGGCCAGCTGGGCCTGCGCTTTCAGGCGTTACTTGATCAGGCACTGGATGAGCCGCGTAATCCGTTGGGGCCTGAAGCCTTGTGTGGGTACTTTCTCGACGCCGGGCGCAGCCTGGGAGTAGGCCCCAAGGTCAAACTGATCTTGCTCAAACTGTTCGAGCGCTACGTGCTGCGCGACCTTGACCTGTTGTACGGCGAGGCCAATCAGCTGCTCGCCGCTGGCGGTGTCTTGCCGGAGCTCAAGGCTGCGCCGCGTCGCCGCGCAGAAGACCGACGCCTGGCTGACCGATGTGTCCCAGATTGTCTGGCAGCTGGCGCCGAAACTGATGCCGATAGCGCAGGCCAAGCCTACTTCGCCTCGCTGCAAGCGCTCCTGGCGCCAGTGCGAGGCCGCGTCGCACCGCGGTTGCAAAGCCTGGCTGCCGCCCAGCCCATCAGCACGGCCGATCTGTTGCGCCTGCTGTCGCACCTGCAAAATTATGTGCCGGCCACCGGTGAGCCGGATGACTTCCATCTGGGCCAGCAGCTTGAGCAGTTGCTGCTGCGGGTCAGCGTACGCAGCGGCAGCCGTCGGCGCATCTCCAGCGCCGATGAAGACCTGATCAATCTGGTCGGTCTGCTGTTCGATTTCATCCAGGCCGATGCCAATTTGCCGGTCAATTTACGCGCCCTGATTGGCCGCCTGCACATACCGCTGCTCAAGGTGGCGCTGCTCGACAAAGGCCTGTTCAGCCGCGCCAATCATCCGGCCCGACGCCTGCTCAATGAAATCGCCGCCGCTGCGATTGGTTGGGAAGCTGACCCACAGGGTCCACGAGACAGCCTGCAGTTGCGGGTCGAACGGATCGTCCAGCGCTTGCTCAATGACTTCAACGAGGATCCACGGCTGTTTGCCGAGCTGCTCGAGGATTTCCTCGCGTTCAATCAGGATGAGCGGCGTCGCAACGAGCTGCTCGAGCAACGCACCCGCGATGCTGAAGAAGGCCGTGCCCGTACCTTGCAGGCCCGTCAGCAGGTGCAGCAGGCACTGAATGTGCGCCTGCACGGCCGCGTGCTGCCGCAGGTGGTGGTGCAGATGCTGGTGCAGTCCTGGAGCCAGGTTTTGCTGTTGGCCTGGCTCAAGCAGGGCGAAGCGGGTAGCGCTTGGCTTGACGGGCTGCAGACCATGGATGATTTGCTCGCCAGCATCGCCCCGCACCAGGGCGAGCAGGCCTGTCAGCGATTGCTTCAGCAGGTGCCGGGGCTGCTCAAGGCGCTGCGCGAAGGCTTGGCCAGTGTGGCCCTGGACTCAGCGGCGGCGCGGGAGTTTTTCCTGCAACTGGAACAATTGCACCTGCACGCCTGTACCGAATCGCAGGAGGCTCGAACACCGGCAGCCGACCACGTACTGGTGGCGGATGAAATTGTCTTGGCGATTGCCGACGAGTCGGCCTGTGCTGGGGTGTTGCAGCCTGAGCAGCAAGAGGCAGAGAAGCAACTGGTTGAGCGTCTTCGCGTCGGCAACTGGGTTGAAGTGCTCGATGACGATGAGCCACTGCGCTGCAAGCTGGTTGCCCGGATCGACAGCAGCGATCGCCTGGTGTTTGCCAATCGTACCGGCATGAAAGTGCGCGAATGGAACAGCAGCAGCCTGGCCCAGGCGCTGCGCCGAGGCGAAGTGCGCCTGATCGATGATGGCCTGCTGTTCGAGCGCGCGTTGGACGCGGTGCTCAGCCATCTGCGCAGCCAGCAGGCGCGCTGA
- the ampD gene encoding 1,6-anhydro-N-acetylmuramyl-L-alanine amidase AmpD, with the protein MQLDRATGWFSGVTHCPSPNFNSRPEGEAISLLVIHNISLPPACFGTGKVQQFFQNQLDPAEHPYFQDICQLTVSAHLFVERDGAVTQFVSLLDRAWHAGVSRFEGREGCNDFSIGIELEGTDELPYTDAQYATLVQLTQEIRGAWPVIGPARIRGHDEIAPGRKTDPGPAFDWHRYRVDLQDNEVNP; encoded by the coding sequence ATGCAATTGGACCGTGCGACAGGCTGGTTTTCCGGCGTTACCCACTGCCCCTCGCCCAACTTCAATAGCCGCCCTGAGGGCGAGGCGATCTCCCTGCTGGTTATCCACAACATCAGCCTGCCGCCTGCCTGTTTCGGCACCGGCAAGGTCCAGCAATTTTTCCAGAACCAGCTAGACCCTGCCGAGCACCCCTACTTTCAAGACATCTGCCAGCTCACGGTATCGGCGCACCTGTTCGTCGAGCGCGATGGCGCGGTGACTCAGTTCGTGTCGCTGCTCGACCGTGCCTGGCATGCCGGGGTATCGCGCTTCGAGGGCCGTGAAGGGTGTAACGATTTCTCGATTGGCATCGAACTGGAGGGGACCGACGAGTTGCCTTACACCGATGCCCAGTACGCCACCCTGGTACAGCTCACCCAAGAGATTCGCGGGGCCTGGCCGGTCATCGGGCCAGCCCGTATTCGTGGTCACGACGAGATCGCCCCGGGGCGCAAAACCGACCCCGGCCCAGCTTTTGACTGGCATCGCTATCGCGTCGATTTGCAGGACAACGAGGTAAATCCATGA
- the ampE gene encoding regulatory signaling modulator protein AmpE — MSFLVLVLVLWVEKFSALRQRLQRDGFFLTELARLERSGKVHPWWSLAILVLAPVALLVLLLYVLEPVAYGLLALPVHLLVLIYSLGRGDAKAALGPFRDAWRRGDDQAALHVAERDLGLAADDPQSLLIRVQGYLLWQAYQSFFAVIFWYFLLGPGAALAYRLVVLCAEYSGQPPLKAKAEQLRHVMDWLPVRVLALSFALVGNFVAVMRVMLHELLNWRISAGHLIARVGRVADDIPEQEDSQRGLARLDSLWELLLRSAVLWYAGFALWTVLV; from the coding sequence ATGAGTTTTCTGGTGTTGGTGCTGGTGCTGTGGGTCGAGAAGTTCTCTGCCCTGCGTCAGCGGTTGCAGCGTGATGGTTTCTTCCTCACTGAGCTGGCGCGCCTGGAGCGCAGCGGCAAAGTGCACCCGTGGTGGAGCCTGGCGATCCTGGTGTTGGCGCCGGTAGCGCTGCTGGTGTTGCTGCTGTACGTGCTGGAGCCGGTGGCCTATGGCCTGCTGGCGCTGCCGGTACACCTGTTGGTACTGATCTATAGCCTCGGCCGCGGCGATGCCAAGGCCGCGCTCGGGCCGTTTCGCGACGCCTGGCGACGTGGCGATGACCAGGCCGCGCTGCATGTAGCCGAACGCGACCTGGGGCTGGCGGCGGATGATCCGCAAAGCCTGCTGATCCGGGTTCAAGGCTATCTGCTGTGGCAGGCTTACCAGAGCTTCTTTGCCGTGATCTTCTGGTACTTCCTGCTCGGCCCAGGCGCGGCGCTGGCTTATCGGTTAGTGGTGCTGTGCGCCGAATATAGCGGTCAACCACCGCTCAAGGCCAAGGCCGAACAGCTGCGCCATGTCATGGACTGGTTGCCAGTGCGGGTCTTGGCCCTAAGCTTCGCCCTGGTGGGTAACTTCGTGGCGGTAATGCGCGTGATGCTGCACGAACTGCTCAACTGGCGGATCAGCGCCGGCCACCTGATCGCTCGGGTTGGCCGGGTGGCGGATGACATTCCAGAGCAAGAAGACAGTCAGCGCGGGCTGGCGCGTCTGGATAGCCTGTGGGAGCTGCTGCTGCGCTCGGCGGTGCTGTGGTATGCGGGTTTTGCGCTGTGGACGGTCTTGGTCTGA
- a CDS encoding methyl-accepting chemotaxis protein: MSATALEVARSAALAAEGAQQVNRESATGRGLVEHQQDSIARLAGEIDQSVVTVNQLAGDSQAIGGVLAVIRSIAEQTNLLALNAAIEAARAGEQGRGFAVVADEVRTLAKRTQDSTEEIAQMIQRLQEGVGAAVKAMGSSHQMAAGTVDEARQVQQALGNILAAVGGIVEQNQQIAAAVEQQTAVAHDIDQNIVAINRAAQDTTQGACQTEDASRALSGQVTELKRLIGAFRV, translated from the coding sequence ATGAGCGCCACCGCCCTGGAAGTCGCCCGCAGCGCGGCGTTGGCTGCCGAGGGAGCACAACAGGTCAACCGTGAAAGCGCCACCGGCCGTGGCCTGGTCGAGCACCAACAAGACAGCATCGCCCGCCTGGCCGGGGAGATCGACCAAAGCGTGGTGACGGTCAATCAGCTGGCCGGCGACAGCCAGGCGATTGGCGGCGTGCTGGCTGTGATTCGCAGCATTGCCGAGCAGACCAACCTGCTGGCGCTCAACGCTGCCATCGAGGCGGCGCGAGCGGGCGAGCAGGGCAGGGGCTTTGCGGTGGTGGCCGATGAAGTGCGCACCTTGGCCAAGCGCACCCAAGACTCAACCGAAGAAATCGCCCAGATGATCCAGCGCTTGCAGGAGGGTGTCGGTGCGGCGGTCAAGGCCATGGGCAGCAGCCATCAGATGGCCGCGGGCACGGTCGACGAAGCCCGCCAAGTGCAGCAGGCACTGGGCAATATCCTCGCCGCGGTGGGCGGGATCGTCGAGCAGAACCAGCAAATTGCGGCGGCGGTCGAGCAGCAGACTGCGGTGGCGCATGACATCGACCAGAACATCGTGGCGATCAATCGCGCAGCCCAGGACACCACGCAAGGGGCTTGTCAGACCGAGGATGCCAGCCGGGCGTTGTCCGGGCAGGTGACCGAGCTCAAGCG